The region AGTCAGGAGCCAACTCTTCAATAGTTTGGCGGATATTAGACATATCGGTTTCAGGGTAAACAAAAAAATCGTTACCCTCAATGCTTAAACGTTCCGCTCGCATCTTAATCTGTTCAGCACTTTCTTCACCTGAAACATAGAGTACTTTCCCACCACTTTGATGTAATTGTTGCGATACTTGTAACAATAAAGTTGACTTTCCAATCCCCGGATCTCCACCAATTAAAACTAGTGAACCTGGTACGACACCGCCACCTAGCACACGATTCAGTTCACCTAATTTTGTTTTCACACGTGGTTCTTTCTTAGATGCAACTTCCCCTAATTTAGTAGCTGTTGTTCGCTTGCCTGCCAAACTAACACGACTATTACGTGATACTTCCTCTTGCAGTTTTACTTCCAACATTTCATTCCATTGCCCACAATTTGGACAACGTCCCAAATATTTCGGAGAGATATACCCACAAGCTTGGCATTCAAACTGTGTTTTTGCTTTCTTCGCCATCTCATCCCTCTTTTTCTCTTAGTACTTTGTTCTTCTTTATTTTAACATACCCACTACGCTAACGCCCTCGATAATATCGCAGAACTCCCTTTTTAATTAAAATTTAGTTTTTCATTCGTTAATAAAAAATAACAACCAACACCTTGTGTCAGTTGTTACTCTAACTTACTTTTATTTCCCAGATGAACCAAAGCCACCTGTTCGATCCGTGGTACTTTCGTCACCATCGGCTTTTAAAAATGGTAAGAAAATACCTTGTCCAATCCGTTCACCTTTTTTTATTACTTTGTCGGTCAGACCAAAATTAATAAATTGAAACATAATATGACCTTCATTATTTGTATTATCATAATAATCACTATCAATCACCCCGACGCCGTTACCTAATAATAAAAAATTTTTCATCGGATTACTTGATCGATTGCAGAGTTGTAAGTATTCATTTTCACCCATATACGCTTTAATCTCTGTTGGTACTAGAACTGGTTTAACTTGTTTTAACATCGTGTCATCGGTTAATAATTTCTCACCTAATAAGGCTGCTTTTAGTGCTGTTCCAATACCCTTTTTCCAAATAGTTGGTATGACTACATCACAAGCCGCCTCAAAATCATACCCTGCGGCTCCTTTAGTTGCTCGAATCGGTAAATTGATTGAGTCATCTGCTGTCGTTAATCTTTCAAATCCTCTGATTTTTTCCATTTATCTCGCCACCCTTTTTTTAAAATTATCCATCTCTTTAGTTTACTGTGAATTTAAAACCTTGTAAACCTCCACAAAGTAAAAAGAAAACACCTGACGATGTTTTCTTTTTACTTTGCTATGAGGTGTCATACTATGTTATCACTTATTTGCGTTCAATCATCTGCATTGCACGTGCGACTTTTTCATCTTGAATTTTTGGATCACTATCCGGGTGTTCTAAACAATTCTTTAAGTTCTGCGCCGCCATGATGCCCATAATTTTATCGACACTAGACCTAACCGCTGAAAGTTGAATCATCATGTCATAACAATCTTGACCTTCCTCCATCATTTTTTGAATTCCCCGCATTTGTCCTTCTGCTCGTTTCAAACGATTAACTATTTTTTTATCACATTGCATCACGCATCATCCTACTCTTTATTAGTTTAAAAGCTCTTGAGGACGTACAACTGAATAAAGACTGTATGCACCATCTAAATTGCGAACGGAGTAGCCATGTTGTTTTAAAATTCGCTCAGCTATGTAACTACGGAGACCACTCTCACAACTCACAATATAAGATGTGTCTTTTGATAACTCAGTCATACGTTGACGTAACTCTGGCAGCGGAATATGAAGACCTTCTTTTAATTTTCCAGCTTGGACCTCTCCTTCTCCGCGAACATCTAGGAACACTGAGCCTTTAGCCAACTCGGTATTCAGCTCATGCCACTGCACCATCTCTGTCTGACCTTCCATCACATTCATTGCCACATAGCCTAACATATTAACAGGGTCTTTGGCAACGCCAAAAGGAGGCGCGTAGGTAAATTCTAATTCTGGCAAATCTTCCACTGTTAGATTTCCTTTAATAGCGGTTGCTAAAATATCAATTCGTTTATCAACCCCTTTAGCCCCCACGCCTTGAGCACCATAAATCGCACCTGTCCTTGGATTAAAAATCAACTTCATCACAATTGGTGTAGCTCCTGGATAGTAACCGGCATGATCCTTCCCTTTAGTATGGACTACTTGATACTCCAAACCAGCTAAATCAGCTTGGCGTTCAG is a window of Vagococcus intermedius DNA encoding:
- a CDS encoding metal-sensitive transcriptional regulator — translated: MMQCDKKIVNRLKRAEGQMRGIQKMMEEGQDCYDMMIQLSAVRSSVDKIMGIMAAQNLKNCLEHPDSDPKIQDEKVARAMQMIERK
- a CDS encoding dUTP diphosphatase, with the translated sequence MEKIRGFERLTTADDSINLPIRATKGAAGYDFEAACDVVIPTIWKKGIGTALKAALLGEKLLTDDTMLKQVKPVLVPTEIKAYMGENEYLQLCNRSSNPMKNFLLLGNGVGVIDSDYYDNTNNEGHIMFQFINFGLTDKVIKKGERIGQGIFLPFLKADGDESTTDRTGGFGSSGK